Proteins from a genomic interval of Neorhodopirellula lusitana:
- a CDS encoding alpha/beta hydrolase, with product MKLPTLGSHTLLAVIALAWGAVDTSRAYAQAGDVQVAQKRPPASRTGKPRGRGKEEDPALKPRREILKTKDNVDINAFYFPSPEGKNAVPVMVVHEWKGQAGPYMRLFLALREAGFAVVAVEYRGHGNSKKYTDRRGVEKDYNIATMGRRDVEAIVRYDIEAVKQFLKSENNDGRLNLNALSMIGIGEGAILAGFWASRDWAIPSVGRIKQGQDVKALVYVSPEKNLNGMAMATPMQDPNLVQLPTLLIAGKASSQGREAEQLGSRLETVKKKQNRGKALGYELVLAQTSLSDAALVNDEATVIPKIVSFLKANVSVSKDENPWIDRP from the coding sequence ATGAAGCTTCCAACACTTGGTTCACACACTCTTTTGGCCGTCATCGCATTGGCCTGGGGAGCAGTCGACACATCGCGGGCGTACGCGCAAGCCGGCGACGTGCAAGTGGCTCAGAAGCGGCCCCCGGCATCACGAACAGGGAAACCTCGCGGACGAGGCAAAGAAGAGGATCCGGCGCTCAAGCCAAGACGCGAGATTTTGAAAACCAAAGACAACGTTGACATCAACGCGTTCTACTTCCCATCACCGGAAGGGAAGAACGCGGTCCCGGTCATGGTGGTTCATGAATGGAAGGGCCAAGCCGGGCCCTACATGCGATTGTTCTTGGCACTTCGCGAAGCCGGCTTCGCAGTCGTTGCCGTGGAATACCGCGGTCACGGCAACAGCAAGAAATACACGGACCGGCGCGGCGTCGAGAAAGATTACAACATCGCCACGATGGGCCGCCGCGACGTCGAAGCAATTGTGCGATACGACATTGAAGCGGTAAAGCAATTCTTGAAATCCGAGAACAACGACGGCCGATTGAACCTGAACGCCTTGTCGATGATCGGCATTGGCGAAGGCGCGATCCTGGCCGGTTTCTGGGCGTCGCGAGACTGGGCGATCCCAAGCGTGGGCCGCATCAAACAGGGCCAGGACGTGAAAGCGTTGGTCTATGTTTCACCGGAGAAGAACCTGAACGGCATGGCGATGGCAACACCGATGCAGGATCCGAATTTGGTTCAATTGCCGACGCTGCTGATTGCCGGCAAGGCAAGCTCGCAAGGACGTGAAGCGGAACAGTTGGGCAGCCGACTGGAAACCGTCAAGAAGAAACAAAACCGTGGCAAGGCTTTGGGCTACGAATTGGTGTTGGCCCAAACCAGCCTCAGCGATGCAGCACTGGTGAACGACGAAGCGACCGTGATCCCCAAAATCGTTAGCTTCTTAAAAGCCAACGTCTCGGTCAGCAAAGACGAGAATCCTTGGATTGACCGTCCCTAG
- a CDS encoding S41 family peptidase, producing MLPRNLTIICVALVVSAACHLIHRRTKAAMTVGEAMEMIDRFYVDPVDDRDLLKSAMDGMTSKLDQHSQYIPPQDYQSFQDSINQEFAGIGIYVEQPTKDAPVRVITPLVGSPALRAGILPGDEIMRVNEEDVSTMEIRAVSERLRGPIGTTATLLLKRGDEEVTTSVTRDRIEIESVIGDHRDAESRWVYRLRAKPNVAYIRMTSFGDKTVRELEDVLRDLNNDFDALVLDLRGNGGGLLTAAVDVSDMFLTSGRIVSTKTRGGVIEEEAEATSGTLIDPDKPMAILIDHDSASASEIVSAALQDHGRAIIGGTRSFGKGTVQNILPLEYGRSALRLTVAKYYRPSDQNIHRGKDDDEDAVWGVTPDEGLAVDIEVPKLRRLMMLWQEASYPSLKGIDRRAAAAQKELEAPEEPEAQESSEAQESSEAQADSEAQANSEAQPVAQATESPTIGIDTAVETAGVEIAPTGTVWELDQQLVKVVERMLGEDDSAESRDAVESGTEKNTEKDTTEKNTTEKSIEEKTDQEEEKTDQEAESAEKAA from the coding sequence ATGCTGCCACGCAATCTGACCATCATTTGTGTTGCACTGGTGGTTTCCGCCGCCTGCCACCTGATCCACCGACGCACCAAAGCGGCGATGACCGTCGGGGAAGCGATGGAGATGATCGACCGATTCTATGTCGATCCGGTTGATGATCGTGATTTGCTGAAATCGGCCATGGATGGAATGACGTCCAAGCTCGATCAACACAGCCAGTACATTCCGCCCCAAGACTATCAATCGTTTCAGGATTCGATCAACCAAGAATTCGCCGGGATCGGCATCTATGTCGAGCAACCCACCAAGGACGCACCCGTCCGTGTGATCACGCCGCTGGTGGGATCGCCAGCCCTGCGAGCGGGAATCTTGCCAGGCGACGAGATCATGCGTGTCAACGAAGAGGACGTGTCGACGATGGAAATCCGCGCGGTCAGTGAACGGTTGCGTGGCCCCATCGGTACGACCGCCACGCTGCTGCTAAAACGGGGTGACGAAGAGGTGACCACTTCCGTTACCCGAGATCGAATCGAAATTGAGTCCGTGATCGGTGACCATCGCGACGCCGAAAGCCGTTGGGTGTACCGGCTGCGAGCGAAGCCGAACGTCGCCTACATTCGCATGACCAGCTTCGGCGACAAAACGGTTCGTGAGCTGGAAGATGTGCTACGAGACCTGAACAATGACTTCGATGCGTTGGTTTTGGATCTGCGAGGCAACGGCGGTGGCTTGTTGACCGCGGCTGTTGATGTGTCCGACATGTTCTTGACGTCGGGGCGGATCGTTTCCACCAAGACTCGTGGCGGGGTGATTGAAGAGGAAGCGGAGGCGACCTCCGGTACGCTGATTGATCCCGATAAGCCGATGGCCATCTTGATTGACCATGACTCTGCCAGTGCCAGCGAAATCGTTTCCGCGGCCCTGCAAGATCACGGCCGAGCGATCATTGGCGGGACCCGCAGTTTCGGCAAAGGCACCGTCCAAAACATCTTGCCGCTAGAATACGGCCGCAGTGCACTGCGTTTGACCGTCGCGAAGTACTACCGGCCTAGCGACCAAAACATCCATCGCGGCAAGGACGACGATGAAGATGCGGTTTGGGGAGTGACTCCAGACGAAGGTTTGGCGGTGGACATCGAGGTGCCGAAGCTGCGACGGCTGATGATGCTATGGCAAGAGGCGTCCTATCCGTCGTTGAAAGGCATCGACCGCCGGGCCGCGGCGGCCCAGAAAGAGTTGGAAGCACCCGAGGAGCCGGAAGCACAGGAAAGCTCGGAAGCACAGGAAAGCTCGGAAGCACAGGCAGACTCGGAAGCACAGGCAAACTCGGAAGCACAGCCCGTCGCCCAGGCAACCGAGAGCCCCACGATTGGGATTGATACTGCCGTGGAGACCGCCGGTGTCGAGATCGCACCAACCGGAACCGTGTGGGAGCTCGACCAGCAACTCGTCAAGGTTGTCGAACGAATGCTCGGTGAAGACGACTCTGCCGAAAGTCGTGACGCTGTAGAGAGCGGTACCGAAAAGAACACCGAAAAAGACACCACCGAAAAAAACACCACCGAAAAAAGCATCGAAGAGAAGACGGACCAGGAAGAAGAGAAGACGGACCAGGAAGCTGAATCAGCCGAAAAGGCCGCCTGA
- a CDS encoding heavy-metal-associated domain-containing protein, translating into MKSIAYVVAGLAALGIMVSLIMSPPSETAAPESAASATSLTSVAADVPAEPLAEAGSMTLEVPGMHCQFACFPKVKETLEGAEGVSEVVLAEQPDPNALTVKKVIVQYDAGFDVGKALASLKQNGFEASPQL; encoded by the coding sequence ATGAAATCGATCGCTTACGTCGTCGCCGGTCTGGCCGCCCTCGGAATCATGGTCTCGCTGATCATGTCACCACCCAGCGAAACCGCTGCTCCTGAATCGGCTGCTTCCGCAACCTCGTTGACCTCGGTCGCTGCCGACGTTCCTGCCGAACCGCTTGCTGAGGCCGGTTCGATGACATTGGAAGTTCCTGGCATGCATTGCCAATTCGCTTGCTTCCCAAAGGTCAAGGAAACCCTCGAAGGTGCGGAAGGCGTCAGCGAAGTGGTTCTGGCGGAACAGCCTGATCCGAACGCGCTAACCGTCAAGAAAGTGATCGTCCAGTACGACGCCGGTTTCGATGTGGGCAAGGCATTGGCCAGCCTGAAGCAAAACGGTTTCGAAGCTTCACCTCAGCTCTAG
- a CDS encoding sirohydrochlorin chelatase — protein MPATGVTPETGVLLVGHGTRDRRGTDEFFELGDRLANQMAGRAVVRPALLEFQPPTIATAWGSLVELGVQRIVVAPLLLFAAGHAKSDIPGEVESARAATPNGGSIEVTYSRPISRQGFMVGAVRERLSQALQTDAGLPGQPAVANEVSTAIVMVGRGSRDVCASADMRVLSEVAVRGKAEPSGTSLADEHKLSPIGLATTFYAMATPRLPDTLAQVAGTGSFRRVIVQPHLLFNGRLYEAIVNQVAEARQRFPEVEFIISDYLGPTDAVAQAIASRIQEATLTRPE, from the coding sequence GTGCCGGCCACCGGTGTTACCCCCGAGACGGGCGTGTTGCTGGTGGGTCACGGCACCCGTGACCGACGCGGCACCGACGAGTTCTTTGAGTTAGGCGATCGGCTGGCGAACCAGATGGCGGGCCGTGCAGTCGTTCGGCCTGCCTTACTTGAATTCCAGCCGCCTACGATCGCGACCGCTTGGGGTTCGCTGGTTGAGCTAGGCGTTCAGCGAATCGTGGTCGCGCCGCTGCTGTTGTTTGCCGCCGGACACGCCAAGTCGGATATTCCCGGCGAAGTGGAATCCGCTCGCGCCGCCACGCCCAACGGTGGCTCGATCGAGGTCACGTACAGCCGCCCGATTTCTCGGCAAGGCTTCATGGTCGGTGCCGTCCGAGAACGCCTGAGTCAGGCCCTGCAAACGGACGCCGGTTTACCCGGTCAGCCAGCCGTGGCTAACGAAGTTTCCACCGCCATCGTGATGGTCGGAAGAGGCAGTCGCGATGTGTGCGCCTCGGCGGACATGCGAGTCCTTTCGGAAGTGGCTGTTCGAGGCAAAGCGGAACCGAGCGGGACATCATTGGCCGACGAGCACAAGCTATCGCCTATCGGATTGGCCACCACGTTTTATGCGATGGCCACGCCGCGATTGCCCGACACTCTGGCACAAGTCGCCGGAACCGGCTCGTTTCGACGCGTGATTGTTCAGCCACACTTGCTCTTCAACGGTCGGCTCTACGAAGCGATCGTGAACCAAGTCGCTGAGGCCAGGCAGCGTTTTCCTGAAGTGGAATTCATTATCTCAGACTACCTTGGTCCAACCGATGCGGTTGCCCAGGCCATTGCCAGTCGCATCCAGGAAGCAACGTTGACGCGTCCTGAATGA
- a CDS encoding alpha/beta hydrolase fold domain-containing protein codes for MRPLFVDPTGAMLSGVMIAVFATAVNLTIQPSSVVASDTTPGKSNDDSAAAVEAFDTFLNQEQADSVATVTEQPWSKFALTREDVERVREMLVRSRNDLLRRTRAAEMKNRALVHGDYKMPFDYRVFGEMPANGRSLYISLHGGGGAPKAVNDRQWENQKRLYQPDEGVYVAPRAPTDTWNLWHQKHLDPLLVRLIENMVAFENVNPNRVYVMGYSAGGDGVYQLAPRMSDRWAAAAMMAGHPNEATPLGLRNVPFALQVGGKDAAYKRNRIAADWKTRLAQLREADPQGYEHFVKIYPNKGHWMDREDAVALPWMAKHTRNATPTKIAWVQDDVLHDRFYWLGVDEADAKAKAVLRASVDGQTISLESTDVRDVHVFLDDGFIDLDQPIKIMAGGQTLFGGRVQRTIGSLARTFDDRGDAQLAFPSSVSVSLP; via the coding sequence ATGAGACCGCTGTTTGTTGACCCGACGGGTGCGATGCTTTCCGGGGTCATGATTGCCGTGTTCGCCACCGCGGTGAACTTGACGATTCAACCTTCGTCAGTGGTTGCCAGCGACACAACGCCGGGTAAGTCAAACGATGATTCTGCCGCTGCGGTCGAGGCGTTCGACACTTTTTTGAACCAGGAACAAGCGGATTCGGTTGCCACCGTGACGGAGCAACCGTGGAGCAAGTTTGCACTGACACGGGAAGATGTCGAGCGAGTGCGAGAAATGCTGGTTCGATCTCGCAACGACCTGCTTCGCCGGACGCGAGCAGCCGAGATGAAGAACCGGGCTTTGGTTCACGGCGACTACAAGATGCCGTTTGACTACCGCGTGTTTGGTGAGATGCCTGCGAACGGTCGCAGTCTGTACATCTCGTTGCACGGTGGAGGCGGTGCCCCCAAGGCCGTCAACGACCGTCAGTGGGAAAATCAAAAACGGCTTTATCAACCTGACGAAGGCGTTTATGTCGCGCCGCGTGCCCCGACCGACACGTGGAACCTTTGGCATCAAAAGCACTTGGACCCGTTGCTGGTTCGGTTGATTGAAAACATGGTGGCGTTTGAAAACGTCAATCCGAATCGCGTTTACGTGATGGGCTATTCTGCCGGCGGCGATGGGGTCTACCAGCTGGCTCCGCGTATGTCCGATCGATGGGCTGCGGCCGCCATGATGGCGGGACACCCGAACGAAGCCACACCCCTGGGGCTACGCAACGTCCCATTTGCTTTACAGGTGGGAGGCAAGGACGCGGCCTACAAACGAAACCGAATCGCGGCGGATTGGAAAACCCGACTCGCCCAGTTGCGTGAGGCCGATCCGCAGGGCTACGAACACTTCGTGAAAATCTATCCGAACAAAGGCCACTGGATGGATCGCGAAGACGCGGTGGCACTTCCCTGGATGGCCAAACATACACGCAATGCGACACCGACCAAGATCGCGTGGGTTCAAGACGATGTGCTGCACGATCGTTTCTATTGGCTCGGCGTTGACGAGGCCGATGCGAAGGCCAAAGCGGTCCTACGGGCATCGGTGGACGGCCAGACGATTAGTCTCGAATCGACGGACGTCCGTGATGTGCACGTCTTCCTGGACGACGGATTCATTGACTTGGACCAACCGATCAAGATCATGGCCGGCGGGCAAACGTTGTTCGGTGGCCGCGTGCAACGGACGATTGGTTCACTAGCTCGAACGTTCGACGATCGTGGCGACGCCCAATTGGCTTTCCCGAGCTCGGTTTCAGTAAGCTTGCCGTAA
- a CDS encoding tetratricopeptide repeat protein — MPAPALRQTLPQFTPEHDTTNAPASRPGSGLRVVHPDDFEVSVEVLPAEDSFTETEDVSAIGIKRPGLTWSTLVFSFIAGLTFATLSGCQWAAGSQNSQGAAMYNQGQYTAAMEQFQKAIASAPEDPDGYYNLAATTHRLGNQRQDANLIRQSEALYNQCLDHDPDHVDCHRGLAVLLVDSGRPDRAFTLLKNWAAQNPTLSEPRIELARLYEEHGEPQTALKYLEDAVQQDANNPRAWLALARLRESGGDSVQALQNYQRALALGGSSLGNNATMATERVAALSRQLNSAYDVQMNAGGTQIAAPVQFGSTRY, encoded by the coding sequence ATGCCAGCTCCTGCACTTCGCCAGACGCTTCCTCAGTTCACCCCTGAACACGACACCACAAACGCGCCGGCATCCCGGCCCGGTTCGGGGTTGCGGGTCGTTCACCCGGACGACTTCGAGGTCAGCGTTGAGGTTTTGCCTGCGGAAGACTCGTTCACTGAAACTGAAGACGTTTCTGCGATCGGCATCAAACGCCCCGGGCTGACCTGGTCCACGCTCGTCTTCTCGTTCATCGCTGGCCTGACGTTCGCGACACTTTCGGGATGCCAGTGGGCAGCCGGAAGCCAAAATTCGCAGGGCGCGGCGATGTACAACCAAGGCCAATACACCGCGGCGATGGAACAGTTCCAGAAAGCGATCGCATCGGCTCCGGAAGATCCCGATGGCTACTACAACTTGGCCGCGACGACACACCGCTTGGGCAACCAACGGCAGGACGCGAACCTGATCCGCCAAAGCGAAGCACTCTACAACCAATGCTTGGACCACGATCCTGATCACGTGGATTGCCATCGCGGACTCGCCGTGCTGTTGGTTGACTCGGGACGCCCCGACCGTGCTTTCACACTGCTGAAGAACTGGGCGGCCCAAAATCCAACCTTGTCGGAACCGCGAATCGAACTGGCTCGCCTGTACGAAGAACACGGTGAACCTCAAACGGCACTGAAGTACCTGGAAGACGCAGTGCAACAAGACGCCAACAACCCACGTGCTTGGTTGGCATTGGCACGATTGCGTGAATCCGGGGGCGATTCCGTCCAGGCGCTGCAAAACTACCAACGAGCTTTGGCGCTGGGTGGCAGTTCGCTGGGCAACAATGCGACCATGGCCACTGAACGAGTTGCCGCTCTTAGCCGACAATTGAATTCCGCCTACGACGTTCAAATGAATGCGGGCGGAACCCAAATTGCGGCTCCAGTGCAGTTCGGTTCGACTCGGTATTAA
- a CDS encoding class I SAM-dependent methyltransferase: MSDSPLNFAWHWEDTLIAGKMRSLAAASDPDGMLLDACRRQDEGEEGVIDPFWATTWRAASGLDRYLDRVELFGNRVLEVGCGTGHAGIAAILRGAEATLTDGVEDPLNLVRLSLSRLGLKADVRVLRLGEDKTGGEPFPVILGSDVTYLRELWPGLLATADVELAEGGQMLLSDPQRVIGNEFREWIKDKPWEYHEELVTLEDDPEHPIRIMRLMRG; encoded by the coding sequence ATGTCTGATTCACCTCTCAATTTCGCCTGGCACTGGGAAGACACCCTGATCGCTGGAAAAATGCGATCGCTCGCCGCGGCCTCCGATCCCGATGGAATGCTGCTGGACGCCTGCCGCCGCCAGGACGAGGGCGAAGAGGGCGTGATTGATCCGTTTTGGGCGACGACCTGGCGAGCAGCATCGGGGCTGGATCGCTATTTGGATCGAGTGGAACTGTTCGGCAATCGTGTCCTGGAAGTGGGATGTGGGACCGGACATGCTGGGATTGCCGCGATCCTGAGAGGTGCCGAGGCGACACTGACCGATGGCGTCGAAGATCCGCTGAACCTAGTCCGGTTGAGCCTGTCGCGGCTGGGACTGAAGGCGGATGTCCGGGTGCTGCGTTTGGGCGAGGACAAAACTGGGGGCGAGCCGTTCCCCGTGATTTTGGGTAGCGACGTGACTTACCTTCGTGAGTTGTGGCCTGGCCTGCTGGCGACGGCGGACGTGGAACTGGCTGAGGGCGGGCAGATGTTATTGAGTGACCCGCAACGGGTGATCGGCAACGAGTTTCGCGAATGGATCAAGGACAAGCCTTGGGAATACCACGAGGAATTGGTGACGCTGGAGGATGATCCGGAGCACCCGATTCGGATTATGCGATTGATGAGGGGGTGA
- the hemB gene encoding porphobilinogen synthase, which translates to MTYPPRAPFPATRLRRVRSHDWSRRLVRENSLSVDDLIWPLFVFNGSGSQEIPSLPGVLRWGTDEIVDVAKRAVDLGIPAIALFPATEPGLKNEEATEAFNENNLVCRVTREIKKAVGDQLGVILDVALDPYSSHGQDGLVENGVVMNDETNAVLRQQALVQARAGCDVIAPSDMMDGRIGEIRSALDDHGFANVQVMSYAAKFASAFYGPFRDAVGSAASLGAADKKTYQQSPSQSDEAIHEVALDLAEGADSVMVKPGMPYLDIVARVKQTFGVPTFAYQVSGEYAMLRGAADAGWLDGQAVMLESLLAFKRAGADGILTYFAADAAEALA; encoded by the coding sequence GTGACGTATCCCCCCCGCGCCCCTTTCCCGGCCACTCGCTTGCGTCGAGTACGATCGCATGATTGGAGTCGTCGTTTGGTTCGAGAGAACTCGCTGAGCGTGGACGACTTGATTTGGCCGCTATTCGTTTTCAATGGATCGGGAAGTCAAGAGATCCCGAGCCTGCCCGGCGTTCTGCGTTGGGGCACGGACGAGATTGTCGACGTGGCGAAGCGAGCGGTGGACTTGGGGATTCCGGCGATCGCGTTGTTCCCCGCCACCGAACCGGGGCTGAAGAACGAGGAGGCGACGGAGGCGTTCAACGAAAACAATCTGGTTTGCCGCGTCACTCGAGAAATCAAAAAGGCCGTCGGTGATCAACTGGGCGTGATCTTGGATGTGGCGTTGGACCCCTACAGCAGCCACGGCCAGGACGGCTTGGTTGAAAATGGCGTGGTGATGAACGACGAGACGAACGCGGTCTTGCGTCAACAGGCGTTGGTGCAGGCGAGAGCGGGATGCGACGTGATCGCGCCGAGTGACATGATGGACGGCCGGATCGGGGAGATCCGATCGGCGCTGGACGATCATGGATTCGCGAACGTGCAGGTGATGTCGTATGCGGCCAAATTTGCCAGCGCGTTCTATGGTCCGTTTCGTGACGCGGTTGGATCCGCAGCCAGCCTGGGTGCGGCGGACAAGAAGACCTACCAGCAATCGCCATCGCAGTCCGATGAGGCGATCCATGAAGTGGCGTTGGACTTGGCCGAAGGCGCGGACAGCGTGATGGTCAAGCCTGGCATGCCGTACCTGGACATTGTCGCTCGCGTCAAACAGACCTTTGGGGTGCCAACGTTCGCGTACCAGGTCAGCGGTGAATACGCGATGTTGCGAGGGGCAGCCGATGCGGGATGGCTGGACGGCCAAGCCGTGATGCTGGAAAGCTTGCTGGCGTTCAAGCGAGCGGGAGCCGACGGCATCCTGACCTACTTCGCAGCCGACGCCGCGGAAGCCCTCGCGTAA
- the bcp gene encoding thioredoxin-dependent thiol peroxidase — protein sequence MADFLEPGSKAPAFTLKDQDGNSVKLKDLAGSPVVLYFYPRDDTPGCTKEACAFRDRYDEMKATGAQLFGVSPDDEASHIKFREKYDLPFPLLADVGHKISEKYGAWREKNMYGKKSMGIQRSTYILDADGKVVKVWKRVKVDGHDEKVLEALTALTQ from the coding sequence ATGGCCGATTTTCTGGAACCCGGTAGCAAAGCACCCGCCTTCACCCTGAAAGACCAAGACGGCAACTCCGTCAAGCTGAAGGACCTCGCCGGCAGCCCCGTGGTGCTGTACTTCTACCCGCGCGACGACACACCGGGCTGCACGAAAGAAGCATGTGCCTTTCGCGACCGCTACGATGAAATGAAGGCTACGGGGGCGCAGCTGTTTGGTGTCAGCCCCGATGACGAGGCCAGTCACATCAAGTTCCGCGAAAAGTACGACCTGCCGTTCCCGCTGCTCGCCGACGTCGGTCACAAGATCAGCGAAAAGTACGGCGCGTGGCGAGAAAAAAACATGTACGGCAAGAAGTCGATGGGCATCCAGCGATCCACTTACATCCTCGACGCCGACGGCAAGGTCGTCAAAGTCTGGAAGCGAGTGAAGGTCGACGGGCACGATGAAAAAGTGCTCGAAGCACTCACCGCCCTGACTCAATAA
- a CDS encoding Hsp70 family protein, translated as MIQKYSIGIDLGTTNSVLAYARTDDEAAGRRDAAPEIQLLPIPQIVGPGQIESLPSLPSFLYMPRDGELESLHIDSSRLDGRECPTAFPDPADGVVGVYARGQAADNPQRVIVAAKSWLCHGKLGRTEAVLPWQSPDDVKKVSALDCTRRYLQHLIAAWHTAFPDAPIDQQQVVLTVPASFDPAARDLTRQAAIEAGLSEQFVLLEEPQAAVYRYLASTGGSWREAMSPGDRLLVVDVGGGTTDLTLVGVDAGEGEHAGELELRRRAVGHHLLVGGDNMDLTLAHLASEKFREQGHDLDPWQSTSLWHACRDAKEILLQDDAPEKHTLSVLGRGSSLIGGTISIEIERAQAAEMLVGGFFPACSRDERPQVNVQSGFQDIGLPYESDPAITKQIAAFVSDHLSGGESSGEQSEANATPITHLLLNGGVFRSEAIRDSIQGTIASWFDSPPQPLSSAADLDTSVAIGAAYYGFTKATGGIRIRGGTAKSFYIGIETAGLAIPGAPRPLRAVCVASQGMEEGTETEVPGEQVGVVVGTPARFRFFSSTTRPNDTPGTRLDRWSPEELQESEPVELTLEIESDNEGESQQPASPQFVPVRFQSRVTELGMFELWCHGVESDRHWKLELNARA; from the coding sequence GTGATCCAGAAATACTCCATCGGCATCGACCTCGGCACAACCAACAGTGTCCTCGCGTACGCTCGCACCGACGACGAAGCCGCCGGTCGCCGTGACGCCGCCCCCGAGATCCAGCTCTTGCCGATCCCACAGATCGTGGGCCCCGGCCAAATTGAATCGCTGCCCTCGCTGCCCTCGTTTCTCTACATGCCCCGCGATGGCGAATTGGAATCGCTCCACATCGACAGCTCACGGCTCGACGGCCGTGAATGCCCGACCGCGTTCCCCGATCCGGCCGACGGCGTGGTCGGTGTGTACGCACGAGGACAAGCGGCGGACAACCCACAGCGTGTGATCGTCGCAGCCAAAAGCTGGCTATGTCACGGGAAGCTCGGCCGCACCGAAGCGGTTCTGCCGTGGCAATCGCCCGACGACGTCAAGAAGGTCTCGGCGTTAGATTGCACCCGCCGCTACCTGCAACACCTCATCGCCGCCTGGCATACCGCCTTTCCCGATGCCCCGATCGATCAACAACAGGTCGTTCTGACCGTACCCGCGTCATTCGATCCTGCTGCCCGCGACCTCACCCGCCAGGCCGCGATCGAGGCCGGACTTAGCGAGCAGTTTGTTTTGCTCGAGGAACCTCAAGCGGCCGTTTATCGTTACCTCGCCTCCACCGGCGGCAGTTGGCGAGAAGCGATGAGCCCCGGTGATCGGTTGTTGGTCGTCGACGTGGGTGGCGGTACCACCGACCTCACGCTCGTCGGTGTCGATGCCGGCGAAGGTGAACATGCCGGCGAGCTGGAACTGCGCCGCCGCGCCGTGGGTCATCACCTTTTAGTTGGTGGCGACAACATGGACCTGACACTGGCACACCTCGCATCCGAAAAGTTCCGCGAGCAAGGCCACGACCTCGATCCTTGGCAAAGTACCTCGCTTTGGCATGCCTGCCGCGACGCGAAAGAAATCTTGTTGCAAGACGATGCACCGGAAAAACACACGCTCAGCGTGCTCGGTCGCGGCTCGTCGTTGATTGGCGGCACGATCTCGATCGAGATCGAACGAGCCCAGGCGGCGGAGATGCTTGTTGGTGGTTTCTTTCCGGCGTGTTCCCGCGACGAACGCCCGCAGGTCAACGTGCAGAGCGGCTTCCAAGACATTGGTTTGCCGTACGAATCCGATCCAGCGATCACCAAGCAAATCGCCGCCTTCGTCAGCGATCATTTATCAGGCGGCGAAAGCTCGGGCGAGCAAAGTGAAGCGAACGCCACGCCGATCACGCACCTCCTGCTCAACGGAGGCGTCTTCCGCAGTGAAGCGATCCGCGACTCGATTCAAGGGACGATCGCATCCTGGTTTGACTCACCGCCCCAGCCGCTCAGTTCGGCTGCCGATCTTGACACGTCGGTTGCGATTGGTGCCGCCTACTACGGCTTCACCAAAGCCACCGGCGGGATCCGAATCCGAGGCGGCACGGCCAAGTCGTTTTACATCGGCATCGAAACCGCAGGCCTCGCCATCCCCGGTGCTCCGCGTCCACTGCGGGCTGTCTGCGTCGCGTCCCAAGGCATGGAAGAAGGCACGGAAACCGAAGTCCCCGGCGAACAAGTTGGCGTCGTCGTCGGCACCCCCGCCCGCTTCCGGTTCTTCTCATCCACGACCCGACCGAACGACACTCCCGGCACACGCTTGGATCGCTGGTCGCCCGAAGAACTCCAGGAAAGCGAACCCGTTGAGCTAACCTTGGAAATTGAATCCGACAACGAAGGCGAAAGCCAGCAGCCCGCGTCCCCCCAATTCGTCCCCGTTCGGTTCCAGTCCCGAGTCACCGAGCTAGGCATGTTCGAACTCTGGTGTCACGGCGTCGAATCCGACCGCCACTGGAAACTAGAACTCAACGCCCGAGCCTAA